In Desulfomicrobium escambiense DSM 10707, one genomic interval encodes:
- a CDS encoding TIGR01212 family radical SAM protein (This family includes YhcC from E. coli K-12, an uncharacterized radical SAM protein.) yields MSPNRFHSLSVYFRRRFGRRVRKIPLDAGSSCPNRDGSISVGGCAFCNEKGSGTGQAAAMSLAEQYLAGRERILARGAGIRFLGYIQSFSNTYGPAARLRAMMQELEGLPDLLGIAIGTRPDCLDEEKLDVLRAAPFEEVWLDLGLQSAHDRTLRRINRGHDAACFMRWAREAGERDIKVCAHVITGLPGETLADFEQTMAVVNSLPVAGVKFHNLYICRGTALARDWREGRVELLTKEESMRWLVRGLALLRPEIVVHRLGGDPAPGELVAPDWALDKAGYLDAARRLLAHEDTWQGKALGFPLPQWFNPEGGK; encoded by the coding sequence ATGTCACCAAACCGATTCCATTCCCTCTCGGTCTATTTCCGGCGACGTTTCGGGCGCCGGGTCCGCAAGATCCCCCTGGACGCAGGCAGTTCCTGCCCCAACCGCGACGGCAGCATTTCCGTCGGCGGATGCGCCTTCTGCAACGAGAAGGGCTCCGGAACGGGCCAGGCAGCCGCAATGTCCCTTGCGGAGCAGTACCTGGCCGGCCGCGAACGCATCCTGGCCAGAGGCGCGGGAATCCGCTTCCTGGGCTACATCCAGTCCTTCTCCAACACCTATGGACCGGCCGCGCGGCTGCGGGCCATGATGCAGGAGCTTGAAGGGCTGCCCGACCTCCTCGGCATCGCCATCGGCACCCGTCCGGACTGCCTGGACGAGGAAAAGCTGGACGTCCTGCGGGCTGCCCCCTTCGAGGAGGTCTGGCTGGACCTTGGGCTGCAGTCGGCCCACGACCGCACCCTGCGGCGCATCAACCGGGGCCACGACGCGGCCTGCTTCATGCGCTGGGCGCGCGAGGCAGGGGAAAGGGACATCAAGGTCTGCGCCCACGTCATCACCGGTCTGCCCGGCGAAACCCTGGCGGACTTCGAACAAACCATGGCCGTTGTCAACAGCCTGCCCGTGGCCGGCGTCAAATTCCACAATCTGTACATCTGCCGGGGCACGGCATTGGCGCGGGACTGGCGCGAAGGGCGCGTGGAACTTCTCACGAAGGAGGAGTCCATGCGCTGGCTGGTGCGGGGGCTTGCCCTGCTGCGGCCGGAAATCGTGGTGCACCGGCTCGGCGGCGACCCCGCCCCCGGCGAGTTGGTTGCCCCGGACTGGGCCTTGGACAAGGCCGGATATCTCGACGCCGCCAGGAGGCTGCTCGCGCACGAGGATACCTGGCAGGGCAAGGCGCTGGGCTTTCCACTGCCGCAATGGTTCAATCCCGAGGGAGGAAAATAA
- a CDS encoding DEAD/DEAH box helicase, whose translation MADLPPVLRAASLRLNWTELMPVQTQTIPLMLEGLDVMVQSQTGSGKTGAFLLPTLNRIDTALGAPQAMVLVPTRELAVQVTRDAEELGRECGVRPVSIYGGVGYKGQIQGLESGAQLVIGTPGRILDHLLKGTLNLDRLKVMIFDEADRMLSMGFYPDMKQLQRYLPRGLQSAMFSATYPGHVKRLAQQFLKDPVFVSLSQEHVHVSEVLHVVYKVPAMQKSRILVKIIEQENPASAIIFCNTKADVHFVATVLRRFGYDVGEISADLTQAAREEVLEKLRLNKLKFLVATDVAARGIDIHELSHVFQYQPPQDHEAYVHRTGRTGRAGAAGVAISFVSGMEEIELEQIAKKFSIPMVEHQVPADEELETLISQRAVFLLESRLRKADNIQKERMQRFMRTVGELATNDDSRALLAMLVDEFYQATFHAPLEQPSEKMVDMVRPVPIEVRQAAPVEGGRAEGEKRRRKRSRKKPGNGGEAREQERTDASLTSQEEDAYVSAPEAAAAPQAEAPLPQRDAAPAVELDREEPEDEELTPLEEVSGGSPAEAVDGQPATAPKKRRRRRPRKSSAQKAEGARDGGAEQAPAEARPAARKEPAEPRSAEDAPAPKGAGNDRGRSRGRKPADQPAEPAKPKKKIFLE comes from the coding sequence ATGGCAGACCTGCCGCCCGTCCTGCGGGCCGCATCGCTGCGCCTGAACTGGACCGAGCTCATGCCGGTCCAGACCCAGACCATCCCGCTCATGCTGGAGGGGCTCGACGTCATGGTCCAGTCCCAGACCGGCAGCGGCAAAACCGGCGCCTTTCTGCTACCGACTCTGAACCGCATCGATACGGCCTTAGGCGCGCCCCAGGCCATGGTCCTGGTCCCGACCCGCGAGCTGGCCGTGCAGGTCACGCGCGACGCCGAGGAACTGGGCCGGGAGTGCGGCGTGCGGCCCGTGTCCATCTACGGCGGCGTGGGCTACAAGGGCCAGATCCAGGGACTGGAGAGCGGGGCCCAACTGGTCATCGGCACGCCGGGCCGCATTCTCGACCATCTGCTCAAAGGCACCCTCAACCTGGACCGGCTGAAGGTCATGATCTTCGACGAGGCCGACCGCATGCTGTCCATGGGTTTCTACCCGGACATGAAGCAGCTGCAGCGCTACCTGCCGCGCGGCTTGCAGTCGGCCATGTTCTCGGCCACCTACCCCGGCCACGTGAAGCGTCTGGCCCAGCAGTTCCTGAAGGACCCGGTCTTCGTCTCCCTGAGTCAGGAGCACGTCCACGTCAGCGAGGTGCTGCACGTGGTCTACAAGGTGCCGGCCATGCAGAAGAGCCGCATCCTGGTCAAGATCATCGAGCAGGAGAACCCGGCCTCGGCCATCATCTTCTGCAACACCAAGGCAGACGTGCACTTCGTGGCCACGGTCCTGCGCCGTTTCGGCTACGACGTGGGCGAGATCAGCGCCGACCTGACCCAGGCCGCCCGCGAGGAGGTCCTGGAGAAGCTGCGCCTGAACAAGCTCAAGTTCCTGGTGGCCACGGACGTGGCCGCGCGCGGCATCGACATCCATGAGCTGTCCCACGTCTTCCAGTACCAGCCGCCCCAGGACCACGAGGCCTACGTGCACCGCACGGGACGCACGGGCAGGGCCGGGGCGGCGGGCGTGGCCATCTCGTTCGTCTCGGGCATGGAGGAGATCGAACTCGAGCAGATCGCCAAGAAGTTCTCCATCCCCATGGTCGAGCACCAGGTCCCGGCCGACGAGGAACTGGAGACGCTCATTTCCCAGCGCGCGGTCTTCCTGCTGGAGTCTCGCCTGCGCAAGGCCGACAACATCCAGAAGGAACGCATGCAGCGCTTCATGCGCACCGTGGGCGAACTGGCGACCAATGACGATTCCCGTGCCCTGCTGGCCATGCTCGTGGACGAGTTCTACCAAGCCACGTTCCATGCACCGCTGGAGCAGCCGTCGGAGAAAATGGTCGACATGGTCCGCCCGGTGCCCATCGAGGTCCGCCAGGCGGCCCCGGTCGAGGGCGGCCGGGCCGAGGGCGAGAAGCGCCGCCGCAAGCGTTCCCGCAAGAAGCCGGGCAACGGAGGCGAGGCGCGAGAACAGGAGCGGACCGATGCTTCTTTGACGTCGCAGGAAGAGGACGCATACGTCTCCGCACCCGAGGCGGCGGCCGCTCCGCAGGCGGAAGCTCCACTGCCGCAGCGTGATGCGGCCCCGGCTGTGGAGCTCGACCGCGAAGAGCCGGAAGACGAAGAGCTGACTCCGCTCGAAGAGGTTTCTGGCGGCAGTCCTGCGGAAGCGGTGGATGGCCAGCCTGCGACCGCGCCGAAGAAGCGTCGTCGCCGCCGCCCGCGGAAATCCTCTGCCCAGAAGGCCGAAGGGGCCCGTGACGGCGGAGCCGAGCAGGCGCCTGCCGAGGCCCGTCCCGCGGCGCGCAAGGAGCCTGCGGAGCCGCGTTCGGCGGAGGACGCGCCAGCGCCCAAGGGAGCGGGCAATGACCGGGGCCGTTCCCGGGGCAGGAAGCCTGCGGACCAGCCGGCCGAGCCTGCGAAGCCCAAGAAGAAGATATTCCTCGAATGA
- the mreC gene encoding rod shape-determining protein MreC: MSPRFKYLLLFFFLPLFLYFSMYTWNWKTGYLDRLAAMVGLDVAGWAMTPGRWLQNNVDEFWSRYVYLVGVRQENEDLTQRVRELELELVRLSEKAKSADRLTSLLRFSPEAGWQTRGGRVIGQRLGPNAILETLLIDLGTVHGVRANDPVISPRGVVGRIAKPGLHFSSVLLLSDSTSRIPVITSDGRVPAIVQGQGPGAFLEVKFIPRNDPVSPGEILISSGQGGVFPKGIPVARVVEVTPADVSLFQKVYAEPLLALRYYEELLVLSRADGYDPGQPVTAVGDGQPAANSTAGPVDATAGSAKAAANSTGGSQGPSAANATKPAEPGTEPSKPARHPVRKRS, from the coding sequence ATGTCGCCCCGTTTCAAATATCTGCTTCTGTTCTTCTTTCTTCCGCTTTTTCTCTACTTTTCCATGTACACGTGGAACTGGAAGACGGGGTATCTGGACCGGCTGGCCGCCATGGTCGGTCTGGATGTCGCCGGCTGGGCCATGACTCCGGGGCGTTGGCTGCAGAACAACGTCGATGAGTTCTGGTCGCGCTACGTCTATCTGGTTGGGGTGCGGCAGGAGAATGAGGACCTGACCCAGCGAGTCCGCGAACTGGAGCTTGAACTGGTCCGGCTCTCGGAAAAGGCCAAGTCGGCCGACCGCCTGACGTCGCTGCTGCGCTTCAGCCCCGAGGCCGGCTGGCAGACGCGCGGCGGCCGGGTCATCGGCCAGCGGCTCGGACCCAACGCCATCCTGGAGACGCTGCTCATCGACCTGGGCACGGTCCACGGTGTGCGGGCCAACGATCCGGTCATCTCGCCGCGCGGGGTGGTGGGGCGCATCGCCAAGCCCGGGCTGCATTTTTCCTCGGTCCTGCTCCTTTCGGATTCGACCAGCCGGATACCGGTCATCACCAGCGACGGGCGGGTCCCGGCCATTGTCCAGGGTCAGGGGCCGGGCGCGTTTCTTGAAGTCAAGTTCATCCCCCGCAACGATCCCGTCTCCCCGGGCGAAATCCTGATCAGCTCCGGGCAGGGCGGCGTTTTTCCCAAGGGAATCCCCGTGGCCCGCGTGGTCGAAGTGACCCCTGCCGACGTCTCCCTGTTCCAGAAGGTCTACGCCGAGCCGTTGCTGGCCCTGAGGTACTACGAAGAACTGCTGGTCCTGAGCCGCGCGGACGGGTACGATCCGGGACAGCCCGTAACCGCCGTCGGCGATGGGCAACCCGCGGCAAACAGTACCGCAGGTCCGGTCGATGCGACCGCCGGTTCGGCCAAGGCCGCTGCGAATTCGACCGGCGGCTCCCAGGGGCCGTCTGCGGCCAATGCGACGAAGCCGGCTGAACCAGGGACCGAGCCGTCCAAGCCAGCGCGCCATCCCGTGCGCAAGAGGTCGTGA
- the hemW gene encoding radical SAM family heme chaperone HemW, giving the protein MLLYVHVPFCVRKCGYCAFHSGPFSAPEAERYVELVLRELDCRGKALGRRAVETVYIGGGTPSLLTPAQIGAILEGAAARFDLEAGAEITLEANPESALKTGFLVAVRALGVNRLSLGVQSLRDDLLATLGRAHDAARARLAARAAREAGFSNLSLDMIWGLPGQDVSAWLADLAGIVALAPEHVSCYGLSLEEGAPLAEAVDAGGLSLPDEEEGARMYLEGSAYLESEGFGHYEISNYARPGRESRHNRGYWSGRDYLGLGPAAVSTLGGRRWANPAGLDEYARTAAIGAEREGTEILTADVRRQEMVMLALRTRDGLDLQEFMAATGIEFPRRDPAVERLRSSGLVRLGAGRLQLTREGMLVSNSVIELVLGVLDRTPASTAQESYD; this is encoded by the coding sequence ATGCTGCTCTACGTTCATGTACCCTTCTGCGTGCGCAAGTGCGGGTACTGTGCCTTTCACTCCGGGCCATTTTCTGCGCCCGAGGCGGAGCGTTATGTGGAGCTCGTGCTGCGCGAACTGGACTGCCGGGGAAAGGCCCTTGGGCGGCGCGCGGTGGAGACGGTCTACATCGGCGGCGGGACACCCTCCCTGCTGACCCCGGCGCAGATCGGGGCCATCCTTGAAGGTGCGGCTGCGCGCTTCGACTTGGAAGCGGGGGCCGAGATCACCCTGGAGGCCAACCCCGAGTCGGCCTTGAAGACCGGCTTTCTGGTCGCGGTGCGGGCCTTGGGCGTCAATCGCCTGAGCCTCGGCGTGCAGAGCCTGCGGGACGACCTGCTGGCCACACTCGGCCGAGCCCACGACGCCGCACGGGCCCGCCTGGCGGCGCGGGCGGCGCGCGAGGCGGGGTTTTCGAACCTGAGCCTGGACATGATCTGGGGGCTGCCCGGTCAGGACGTGTCCGCGTGGCTCGCGGACCTGGCCGGCATCGTGGCGCTGGCCCCGGAACACGTCTCCTGTTATGGCCTGAGCCTGGAGGAGGGCGCGCCGCTGGCCGAGGCCGTCGACGCCGGGGGGCTGTCCCTGCCCGACGAGGAGGAGGGGGCCCGCATGTATTTGGAAGGGTCGGCGTATCTCGAATCCGAAGGGTTCGGGCATTACGAGATCTCGAACTACGCCCGGCCCGGCCGCGAGAGCCGGCACAACAGGGGGTACTGGTCCGGCCGGGACTACCTGGGTCTGGGCCCGGCAGCCGTGTCCACCCTGGGCGGGCGGCGCTGGGCGAACCCGGCCGGTCTCGACGAGTACGCCCGCACGGCGGCCATTGGCGCCGAAAGGGAAGGGACGGAGATCCTGACCGCCGATGTGCGGCGGCAGGAAATGGTCATGCTGGCCTTGCGCACGAGGGACGGCCTGGACCTGCAAGAATTCATGGCAGCGACCGGAATTGAGTTTCCGCGGCGCGACCCGGCTGTCGAGCGGCTTCGCTCCAGCGGGCTGGTCCGCCTCGGCGCTGGTCGCCTTCAACTGACACGCGAGGGCATGCTGGTCAGCAACTCCGTCATCGAGCTGGTGCTCGGAGTCCTGGACCGCACGCCCGCATCAACCGCGCAGGAATCGTATGACTGA
- a CDS encoding methylated-DNA--[protein]-cysteine S-methyltransferase, whose translation MNTTAETFTNDWFSATFHWRDGLLTAIDLSGDRRPATPPRSPFGAELARIVADYGLLEEDVWPELPMNWNGLSAFSILVLDNLRRRVPRGAFTTYGQLAAMCGSPRAARAVGSVMARNPWPLLYPCHRVLAADLGLGGFGPGLPLKQTLLTLEKARPLE comes from the coding sequence ATGAATACGACCGCGGAGACCTTCACCAACGACTGGTTTTCGGCCACGTTTCACTGGCGGGACGGCCTGCTGACGGCCATCGACCTGAGCGGCGACCGCAGGCCGGCCACCCCGCCGCGCTCACCGTTCGGGGCGGAACTGGCGCGGATCGTCGCGGATTACGGACTTCTGGAAGAGGATGTCTGGCCGGAGCTGCCCATGAACTGGAACGGGCTTTCGGCCTTTTCGATCCTGGTCCTGGACAACCTGCGCCGCCGCGTGCCCCGCGGGGCCTTCACCACCTACGGACAGCTGGCCGCCATGTGCGGCTCGCCACGCGCGGCCCGGGCCGTCGGCAGCGTCATGGCCCGCAACCCCTGGCCGCTGCTGTACCCATGCCATCGCGTCCTGGCCGCGGACCTGGGGCTGGGCGGGTTCGGTCCCGGTCTGCCCCTGAAACAGACCCTGCTCACTCTGGAAAAGGCCCGCCCTCTGGAGTGA
- a CDS encoding PilZ domain-containing protein translates to MTHERRTRSRVNLEFPLTIAFEGKRVRGRVHDLSLKGLSCSTEEWILPGKECEVTLELESGLRMHIHGRIIRAGQDGAIDFLRMDETSFSHLRNLVRLYAEDADVVDEELRRPAFTPEGGPFPE, encoded by the coding sequence ATGACACACGAACGACGCACGAGAAGCCGCGTCAACCTGGAATTTCCCCTGACCATCGCCTTCGAGGGCAAGCGCGTCCGGGGGCGGGTCCATGACTTGAGCCTCAAGGGGCTGTCCTGCTCCACGGAGGAGTGGATTCTGCCCGGCAAGGAGTGCGAGGTGACCCTGGAACTGGAATCGGGGCTGCGAATGCACATCCACGGCCGCATCATCCGGGCCGGCCAGGACGGGGCCATAGACTTCCTGCGCATGGACGAGACGAGCTTCAGTCACCTGCGCAACCTCGTCAGGCTCTACGCCGAGGATGCGGACGTCGTGGACGAGGAACTGCGCCGTCCGGCGTTCACTCCAGAGGGCGGGCCTTTTCCAGAGTGA
- a CDS encoding rod shape-determining protein: MSRILDKILGFFSNDLAIDLGTANTCVYVKGKGIVLREPSVVAVKRDNRGNNKVLAVGSEAKRMLGRTPGNIVAIRPMKDGVIADFEVTEAMLRHFISKVHNSRRLVRPRIVICVPTGITQVEKRAVRESAQSAGAREVFLIEEPMAAAIGADLPITEPTSNMVVDIGGGTTEVAVISLAGIVYSKSVRIGGDKMDEAILQHVKRKYNMLIGESSAEDIKMTIGSAYPLDEELIMDVKGRDLVSGIPQNISITSEEVRKAISEPVDSIVQAVRIALEQTPPELAADIVDRGIVLTGGGALLKGLDSLLREETSLPITVVEDPLSTVALGSGKVLDNLDVLREVTID; the protein is encoded by the coding sequence ATGTCCAGAATTTTGGATAAGATTTTAGGGTTCTTCTCGAACGACCTGGCCATCGATCTCGGGACCGCCAATACCTGCGTCTATGTCAAGGGCAAGGGCATCGTCCTGCGCGAACCCTCCGTCGTGGCCGTCAAGCGCGACAACCGCGGCAACAACAAGGTCCTGGCCGTTGGCTCCGAGGCCAAGCGCATGCTCGGCCGCACGCCCGGCAACATCGTGGCCATCCGGCCCATGAAGGACGGCGTCATCGCCGACTTCGAGGTGACCGAGGCCATGCTCAGGCACTTCATCTCCAAGGTGCACAACAGCCGCCGGCTGGTGCGGCCGCGCATCGTCATCTGCGTGCCCACGGGCATCACCCAGGTCGAGAAGCGCGCCGTGCGCGAATCGGCCCAGAGCGCCGGCGCGCGCGAGGTCTTCCTCATTGAGGAGCCCATGGCCGCGGCCATCGGGGCCGACCTGCCCATCACCGAGCCGACGTCCAACATGGTCGTGGACATCGGCGGCGGCACCACGGAGGTGGCGGTCATCTCCCTGGCGGGCATCGTCTACTCCAAGTCCGTGCGCATCGGCGGGGACAAGATGGACGAGGCCATCCTGCAGCACGTCAAGCGCAAGTACAACATGCTTATCGGCGAAAGCTCGGCCGAGGACATCAAGATGACCATCGGCTCGGCCTATCCCCTGGACGAGGAGCTGATCATGGACGTCAAGGGCCGCGATCTCGTCTCGGGCATCCCGCAGAATATTTCCATCACCTCCGAGGAGGTGCGCAAGGCCATCTCCGAGCCCGTGGACTCCATTGTCCAGGCCGTGCGCATCGCCCTGGAGCAGACGCCGCCCGAACTGGCCGCGGACATCGTTGACCGGGGCATCGTGCTGACCGGCGGCGGGGCGTTGCTCAAGGGCCTCGACAGCCTGCTGCGCGAGGAGACCTCGCTGCCCATCACCGTGGTGGAAGACCCCCTGTCCACGGTGGCCCTGGGTTCCGGCAAGGTTCTCGACAACCTGGACGTGCTGCGCGAGGTAACCATCGATTAG